The Streptomyces sp. NBC_00510 genomic interval CGCCTACGACACGCTGCTCGGCACGGCCCCTGCGGAGGAGGTCGAACTCGTCGTCGCCCACGAACTGGGCCACGTCAAGCACCGCGACGTGCCGCGCGGCACGCTGCTCGGCGCCGTCGGCGCGGGGGCGGGCGTCTGCGTGCTCTCCGCGGTCATGACCGCATCCTCCTACGGCACCGGTGACCCCCGCGGGCTGTTCCTGCTGGCCGCGGTGGCCGCGGTGCTGTCGGCGTGCGCCGGGCCGTTCGGCTGCGCCCTGAGCCGGCGGATCGAACGGCGGGCGGACGTGCACGCGCTGGAACTCACCAGAGACGCCGAGCGGTTCATCGCCATGCAGCGTCGCCTCACCGTCACCAACGTCTCCGACCCCGACCCCCCGCGCCTGCTGCACGTCCTCTTCGGCACGCACCCCACCCCCGTCCAGCGCATCGCCGCCGCCCGCGCGTTCGCCTCCGCCACGGGGTAGCGCCCGGCACGGCGCGTCGCGGGGCGACGCCGTCCCGGGGTGGCCGCCGTCGCCCACGTGGGGCTTCCGTGCGTGGCGTTCGCGGCGGGCGGCACCGGCCTGCCGGGCGGAGACGGCGTTGTTGCCTGGCCCGCGGGGCGGTTCCCGGGCAGGGACCGCACCCAGGCTGCGCGCGATAGCACGTCCCGTACGGCCCGCGCCGTCCCGGGCCCGCCCGTTCGGCCGGAGCGCACATGGGCGAGGCCTTCCGCACGCCTCCGGCCGCAGCCCCGGGGCGGTCGGAGGGCCCGACGCACCCTTCCCGCCACCCCGCCCCGGAAGATGCCGGCTGGACTCACCGGGAGCACGGGGCGTCGCCGGCCACGCGCCTGGCTCCGCCGGGCGGCAGCCGGGCGTACCCCGTCCCGTGCCCGTCCGGCGGGCATACCGTGCGTCCGGACGGCGTACGGCTCAGGCGGTGAGGTCCGCGAGGGCCTCCGTGAGCCATTCGCGCTCCGCGTGGCCCGTGGCGCGGGCGACGCGGAGCATGCCCTGGCGGAAGGGGTCGTCCGCCTCCTCGGCGCGCACCGGCCTGCCGCGGTCGTAGAAGAAGCTGGAGGGGGTCTCCAGGAACTCCAGCCGGCGCCGCAGCACCGCCGCCTGGGCCGTCGCGTCGGGCAGGTGCCTCAGGAAGGCCAGCACGGCGAAGAAGCGGGTGGAGTCGGTGATCTCGATCGGCTTGGGGTCGCGGAGCCGGGCGAGCAGCCGCGCGCGCCCGGTGTCGGTGAGCGACAGCACGCGGCGCGGTGCGGCGCCGACACCCGGCTCGGTGTGCTCGCTGACCAGTCCGGCGGAGGTGAGGCGGTTGATGGCCGGGTAGAGCGCGCCGTCGCTGACCGGGCGGACGTGGCCGTTGAGTGCGGCGATGCGCTCCTTGAGCTCGTAGCCGTGCAGGGATTCCTTGAACAGGAAGCCCAGGATCGTCAGCTCCAGCACCGTTCGCCACCTTTCTCGATCATGCGTTCGCACTTGCCCGTGTGGTGCCATGATGATACCTCTAAACGTGGTATCTCGAATCGAGGTACCAGAGGGAGGGGAACCCATGACGCACCGCGCCCGGCTGGTCGCACTGGCCGGCCCGGTCTACCTGGAACTGCTCGCGGGCGTCGTCGCCGGGATCATCGACGTGCTGTGGGTGGCGCGGCTCGGCGGCGGGGGAGCGGCCGTCGCGGCCGTGGCGGTGGCCACGAACACCGAGAACGTGCTGCTCGGGGTCGTGCTGATGGCCGCGCAGGGGACGACGGTGCTGGTCTCGCGGGCCGCCGGAGCGCGGGACCCGGCGGCGGTCAGGGCGGCGGTCCGCGGCGGCTGGGCGCTGTGCGCGCTGCTGACCCCGGCCGTGGCCGTCGGCGGTCTCCTGTGCCGGGAGCCGCTCGCGGCGCTGCTGCTCGGTGCCCACGGCGACCCGGCGGCGGTCCGCCTCGCGGCCGGGTACTTCGCGGTCTCGCTCCCCGGCACCGCGGTG includes:
- a CDS encoding PadR family transcriptional regulator, translating into MLELTILGFLFKESLHGYELKERIAALNGHVRPVSDGALYPAINRLTSAGLVSEHTEPGVGAAPRRVLSLTDTGRARLLARLRDPKPIEITDSTRFFAVLAFLRHLPDATAQAAVLRRRLEFLETPSSFFYDRGRPVRAEEADDPFRQGMLRVARATGHAEREWLTEALADLTA